In Capricornis sumatraensis isolate serow.1 chromosome 2, serow.2, whole genome shotgun sequence, the DNA window TCAATTAATTTGTCTTTATTGCCTAAActgcaaaacattctctgaataCCAAGAAGGAGAAATGGGGCAGGAACAGGACACACAAGGAGACCAAACAGATATTTATCTATGAGGAGTTGAAGGTCCCAACCTGATGCAACTGTAACCCTGAAATAGCGGAAATCTCTATAAGATGGGGCAATGGGACAGTGAGCAAGAAAGAGGGCTTAAGGACTAGATGATTTTCAGTCTCTAGAGGAGAACCCGAGCTTATGCAGTCTCTCACCAGCAAGCCCCTGCTGAGGAAACAGGCCTCAGGCCCTGCCTTGAGCTTCCCAGTTTAGGCTATGACTTCCTTCAAGGCAGCCCCCAGCTCTGGGAAAGAATACTGGTAGCCAGCAGCCAGTGTCCGCCGTGGAACCACCTTCTGGCCCTCCAGCAGCATGACGGCGCGTTCTTGTCCAAAGACAGCTTGTACTACGGCACTGGGGAGAGGGATGAAGGCTGGGCGGCCCAAGGCTGTGCCCAAGGCCCGGGCAAACTCAGCATTGGTAGTGGAGGAGGCAGGAGCCACTCCGTTCAGGATCCCCTGCACATGGCTTGTTTCAAGGGCATGGGCCAGGATTCCCGCAAGGTCTCTGATGTGAATCCAGGGGAAGAACTGGTGACCTGAGCCAATGGGGCCCCCCAGGCCCAGGCGGAAAGGCAACAGCATATGACCAATGGCACCGCCTCCACGACCCAGCACAACCCCTAGAGCAGGCAAGAAGGATGGTATAGGGAGGCCCCTTGACCTCCAGGCACCCCCACTGTTCCTCTCCATTTTCCCTTCATCACTCTTATACTGACTCTGTGGCAGGTGAGGGCTGTGGCTCTCTTTGGGCTGTCCTGTCCTCCCACCTGCAGGTCAGCCAGAAGTGGTGGCATCTCCTGTGAGCTCAGCTTCCCTTATCCCCACCCTCTCCTGGCCCAGAGAAGATACCAACCCTGTCTGATACCCAGACCCCTTGTTCTCACCGGAGCGCACCACCACTTGGCGTGTAGAATCTCCAGGAAGCCTGGCTGCAGCTTCCCATTTGGTTACGAGGTTGGAAAAAAAGTCGAAATCCCCTCCTGGGCTGTCCTCGTCGTACTCCGCAGTCAGGCTGGGCTGGTAGTAAGCTGCCGAGGAATAGCACTGGTTTgccctgggtgtcctttgtcTCATCTGGCCCGTTGCAGTCAAGGCTCCCCTTACCTCACCCTCCTTGGTACCTTGGGAATCTCTCCATGGGTAGTCAGAGCCATGGATATTTTCCCCTACAACTTCTCCATGAGCTGACCTGTTCCTGCCTTGGagtcatttttatctttcattagaGGGCTAAGCTGAGACTGCTAGTGTGCAGAAGCTAAGAACAGACTTTGGTGCCAGGCTGCCTGAGTTTTAATCTCAGCTCCAAAATTATTTGTCACTTTAGGCAAATTACATAACCTCTCTGTGCACAACTTTTACATCTTTAAGAATAATACCTATCACATAGGTTTCTTGTGAGGATTATATGGAATATGTgcaaagcacttagaatagtgactagtgtatatgtatgtgtagtgtatatagtgtatatgtgtgtgtacgtgtaggTATGTTTATctacactggtggctcagtggtaaagaatctgtctgtaatgcaagagacgtgggttcaatccctggatcgggaagatgccctggagaagggaatggccactccagtattcttgcctggagaatcccatggatagaggaacctggcaggctacagtctgtggggttacaaagagtgggacacaactaagtgactaaacgtgtgtgtgtgtgtgtgtataaaatttgGTCCCAAAGGCAAAATACAAAAACTGACAATTCTGTTCCTAAAGCTCTGTGCTATGAGAAATAAGGGGCCTGGGAGTAGGTGGGGCTTTCTCAGGCACTGGGAGCAGTGCCACTCCTCTCACTTTCTCTGAGGTCCCCATTTCTCAGTGAAAGTACACAAAAGTCAGGAGAAATATGCGTGGAATGAGGCCCCAGGTAGTTCCTGTGCCTGGAAAAGACCAGCACTCTGGAGCCTGAGCTACCCCTCACTGTACTCCCTCCTTTCCCTGGCTAGTCTAAAGGCTGGTGACATGGGGGGCATACCTACACCTGTGACTAAGACCCAGGCCTGGGGGGGTTGTGGGGCCTTGGCTATGGCTCTAGCCAGCGTTTGGGTGGTCTCCAGGCGGCTGCTGAGAACTTCTTTTTGAAAGGCTGCATTCCACCTGCAGGAGaaacatgcgtgcatgcatgctcagtcataggAGAAACACGGGGGGAATAAAATACCATTAAATACATGCACAtacccttccttccctctttccctggAGCCCATCTGTATCCACGCCTAGTAAAGCCCTCATCGCGGCTTAGAGAAACGGTCCACCTCTCCTGTAGAGGGAAAAGGCACCAGGTACTTGGGGGCATCCTGAATGGGGAGTAAGGTCCACTGACTGGGAAGAAGGGCAAGTGAGTgtggaggagagggtgagggaaCGAGTAGTTCGGAATATGGGTTGAGTTCTCCATCTGCCAGCCCCAATCTCCACAGCTCACAGGTTCCCATCAGAATCGGCCCCCTGCTCTGAAGAATGTCGGCTTCAGGGCCCGGCTGACCTGCGGAGAGGGTTGAGGATGTTCTCTCCCGCCAGGTTGACTGCAGCATCGCAGCGGGGCAACCCCGACGTCGTGAGATCATCCTGTGAGAGAAAGCACACAGGGGCCTCGAGGCCTCGCTCAGCGCTACCCAACTAACCCTTCTTGCCAAGCCTCCAGAATATGGACATACCCACGTGATCCGATCTGGCCCTGGCTTTCGGGAGATCAACGTCACTTCGTGGCCCCTGGCCTTCAGCAGCTGGGTTAGGGCTGTCCCAATGAAGCCCGTCCCGCCACCTGATCAGAAAATACGAGGTGTTTATCCGCCCGGGTGGGCCTTCCGTCCTCGCATGTGGCCCCCTTCTCTGGTGCCCTTCCATCTGACTTCAGCCTTCTCCCCTCCTTTCTGCCCCCTCCCCGCGATGCGCGCAGGGTGAAACACAGGGTTTAGGGAGATTCGGTCCCTAGCGCTTGGAGGCAAAGGCCAGGTAGCCTGTGCACGAGACGGTACCCTTTCTCAGAAACATCCTAAGCCCTCAATTTCTAGCTGTATCTTCTTTTTATAAACctgccccctcccgcccccacccctttcCGGCACTCCCTCACCCACAAGAACTCGCATCCCGACCACAACCTAACGCGCCTGCGCAAGGTTTAGAGCGTGCCCTTTCTAGGACGCCGCTATAGCCTTTTGCGCATGCGTTTTTCCGGGACACGCGCTCCAGCTGTGGGGCGGGCCGGATTGAGGCTGGGCGTGGCCCTGCCTGGCGACCCGGAAGAATTCGTAGAGAAGGCGGTATTTTTCATTGCAAGGGGTGGCTGGGACCAGACTAGGAGGCGGGGCCGGAGAGTAGACTGAGGGGACAAGGCAGAGGAGAGGAGGCGAAGGAGGGAAGATTTTAGCGTAGAAAAAAACCTTTGACTTAAAGCCCAAAGCTACTCAAATCGCCGAATTCTGGATGTCTATTCAGTTAGATGGATCAGTAGTCCAAGAGAATCTGTCCAGCGGTACAATGGATTTCTTTCTGCTCAGCctattattttaccttttcttctGCCTATTCCAGCTCCTTGCTGTCGGCATTTAAACGTCCTTAAGTTCTCTTCTACTTAAAATAATCATTCTCCAGCACTGTTCTTCCTCTGCTAATGTCTTTATAATCAGACTTCTTTCAACAGTGGGGTCCGTTTTCTACTTCTACTTCGTAGCCTCTCTCGCCAACATCACCAATTTCCAATGTGTCACCAAAACTAATGCCTAGTTTTCGTTTTTCTTGACCTCTGCATCGCTGGACACTTGTTGACTCGTCCCTCCCTTTAGAAATGCTTGTTTCTCAGCCTCAACAAAAGTCTCACTCTCGTTTGGGTCTTTTGCTTATCTTTATTCAGTCTCTGTTGCTTGCTCTACCTCCAGgtcttaaaatgttgatattcctCGAAGCTGGGTCCTAGGAGCTTCATCTCTTCCCATTTTGCACTTTCTCCCAGGTGTGTATCTTGGGGAACTCAgttgccagtttttaaaaataagacttccCAAATCACCTGCGACCCATAGGAGAGCCTGAGAGCTACTGAATTGTATAAAAACTTCCCATTAGATATCTCTTCTTGGATATCTAAAACTCtgttgactttcagttcagttcagttcagtccctcaattcaattcagtcgctcagtcgtgtccaactctttgagaccccatgaactgcagcacaccaggcctccctgtccaccaccaattcccggagtccacctaaacccatgtccattgagtggtgatgccattcaaccatctcatcctctgtcgtccccttctcctcctgcccacaatcttccccagcatcggggtcttttccagtgagtcagctctttgcatgaggtggccagatttttggagtttcagcttcaacatcagtccttccaatgaacacccagaactgatctcctttaggatggactggttggatctccttgcagtccaagggactctcaagtcttctccaacaccacaattcaaaagcatcaattcttcggcgctcagctgtctttacagtccaactctcacatccatacatgactactggtaaaaccatagccttgactagatggacctttcagTTAACCTTAAATTAAATacagagggtgacaatatacagccttgacttactccttttcctatttggaaccagtctgttgttccatgttcagttctaactgttgcttcctgacctccatacagatttctcaagaagcaggtcaggtggtctggtattcccatttcttgaagaattttccacagtttgttgtgatccacatagtcaaaggctttggcatagtcaataaagcagaaatagatgtttttctggaactctcttggttcttcgatgatccatcggatgttggcaatttgatctctggttcctttgccttttgtaaaaccagcttgaacatctggaagttcatggttccggtattgctgaaggctggcttggagcattactttactagcgtgtgagatgaatgcatttgtgcggtagtttgagcattctttggcattgcctttcttagggattggaatgaaaagtgaccttttccagtcctgtggccactgctgagttttccaaatttgctggcatattgagtacagcactttcacagcatcatctttcaggatttgaaataactcaactggaattccatcacctccactagctttgtccgtagtgattctttctaaggcccacttgacttcacattccaggatgtctggctctagatgagtgatcacaccatcgtgattatctgggtcatgaagatcttttttgtacagttcttctgtgtattcttgccacctcttcttaatacttctgcttctgttaggtccataccgtttgtgtcctttattgagctcatctttgcatgaaatgttcccttggtatctagttttcttaaagagatctgtTGACTTTACTTACTAAATATCTTCTAGATCCATCTATTTCTATCTGTGCCACCATTACTCACCTTCAAGTTATTAATATTATCCTCTTTGATCTATTTTCTGCGATAGTTTCTTTAATAGATCtctgtttttgccttttttttcctctccaaacTGTTCCACACACTGAAAAGctgaatgagtttttaaaaatatgtgggaGGAACACTGTGCAGCATAAATTCCAGTTACAGAGTTCCTGAATGTTCTGGATAGACTTGAACTCATCTTCActttaatgtgttgttgagtTAGCTAGAAAATAAATCTCTAGAGACTAAAAACAAAGTGTGTTTTGGGACTGAGGCTACCTTGTGGGTTGCCAGACTATCTTTGTAACCCAAAGGCTTGGTTGCCAGACAGTGCCTGGGAAGAGGCAAGGGTGAGGAGCTGTGGGGAGAAGCGGAGGAGTGTTTGCTAAATCAGATACCTTTAGACCACAGATTCAGGAGGGTGGAGGCCCATCAATAGCCTCATGGAGGTGAGATGGGAATCTCTTCTAGAGCTTTGTGCCCCTTGTAAGAGGGGATATACATACAGAGTGGGACAGCACTCTGATCCCAGCCACCACTCCTCCCCTGGGAGGCTGATGGAGAGCAGGCTTTTAATGCCTTAAAGATATTTTTGTTTGGGGTTCTGGGGATTGGTGGGTcagcttctccttcttcttcagcCTCTGCTTTGACAACTGATATAGTTAGATTAAACGGTTCGCAGATCTCACAGTCTGTCTGACACATTGGCAGTTAAAACGTTCACATGTGAGCCAGATAACAAGACATGAGAAATTTCCATCTGCACATCTGGGTGGAAGGGCAAGTGCAGCTGGTGCCCTTCAGGAAGACAAGGGTCCCTCCTGAGTCTGTTGTAATCATAAGTACTTCATTCATTAAAACGGAACTGTTTCCCTCACAGTTGCTTCCTGAAACAGCAAAAGGAGCTGAGCACAGTCCCTCTGGGTGGTCAGGCCATCACTGTGGGGCAGGACAGGAAGCCAGGACTCAGGGAGGTATCCTTCCTTTAGCAGGGGCTGAGGCAGGACAGGATGGGATGTTTGCTGGTGGCTCTGCACCTTCCCTGTGCAAGCTCTAACTGTGTGAATGCCCTCTTCATTTTGTTTGGGCAACTTCTCTCAGGCTCTGGGATGTGACTTGCTAAATGCTGTTCACACCATCATTTCACGTAGTTTCTGATTAAAATATGATAGAACCAATCAACCAAAATCCTTACATGGAGACCCAACAGATAAAGGACCATAGAACCCCTCTGGTCTCCCTTTTTAACACAGTCTCAGACCCCAGAGTTTGTGGTGATAGAAACAGTGTCCTCTGAGCCTTACCCTCTGTGCAGATGCCAACTCTTCTCCCAGGGCCATacctcctcttctcttccctccatGAAGATTTCTAGATGCCACCCTCTCCAGCCAGACCACTATCCAGACATCCTTTCCCAGTGGGGCCTTACTCTGGAGTTGATACTTTCTCACCTCTGGCATCAGCCCCATGTCTTTCTGCTCTTGCTCTGGATCTACCATGAAGACCAAGTGCCCTTGagatctgtctttttctttccagatGCTCCTGTGTATTTgagtactggagtgtgtgtgtgtgtgtgtgtgtgtgtgtgtgtgtgtgtgtgtgtgtgtgtgtttgagggatTGACCTTTGGTCAGGCTGAAGGGAAATGTTTAGCATGAGCAGCTCTTGTTGCACCACCAGAGGTCTCAGTagcccagaaattccacttcctAGCCATTCAAAGGAAGGGCTATGTTGTGATCTGAGCgtaggttggaaaagaatttccagacacgaGGAAGAATGAGAAATGAATAGAGTTTATTAGAGTGAGAGAGGACATTTGAAGAGCGCGCCGGGTCAAGGGAGAACTGAGCCTTTTAAGGGTTAATAGcaaatttttatagcctcaaaacagaaaattcctGCTGAATTGGTGGCATTAGTTCATTGGTTAGGGTGTTATAGGGTGGATATTTTTATCTACTGTGGAGTCAGGGAGCTGGCTGGTCAAGATTAGGGGCAACTCATGCTAACGGGCTTGGTCAGTTCTGGAAATGACCTTGGTATAGATCTCCACATCTGTGACCTTGGTACAGGGCTCCACAGGCTACAGGCTGCAGATTGTTTCCAGGGTTCTGGCTCTGGGCTGTGAAACGGCCATCAGGAGACTTTTCCTGGTTTTGTTTCTCCCTGACTGATAGTACAGCAAATAGACAAAGGCAGGAAAAGCCAAGCCAGGTGAGAGATATGGTCCTCCTAGCTCATTGCTGGATCgtgaatctttttatttctttggtaatTTACTAAAATTTGctgatgaagcacaggctgaaatcacgattgccatgagaaatatcaataacctcagatatgcagatgacaccacccttatggcagaaagcaaagaagaactaaagaacctcttgatgaaagtgaaagaggagagtgaaaaagttggcttaaagcttaacattcagaaaactaagatcatggcatccagtcccgtcacttcatggcaaatagatggggaaacaatggaaacagtgacagactttattttgggcaactccaaaatcactgcagaagatgactgcaaccatgaaattaaaagatgcttgctccttggaaggaaagttatgaccaacctagacagcatattaaaaagcagagatattactttgccaacaaaggtccgtctagtcaaagctatggtttttccaggatgtgagagttggactataaggaaagttgagcgccaaagaattgatgcttttgaactgaggtgttggagaagactcttaagagtcctttggactgcaaggagagccaaccagtccatcctaaaggaaatcagtcctggatgttcattggaagggctgatgctgaagctaaaactccaatactttggccacctgatacgaagaaccgactcatttgaaaagaccctgatgctgggaaagattgaaggcaggagaaggggccgacagaggatgagatggttggatggcatcaccgactcgatggacatgagtttgagtaagctccgggaactggtgatggacaaggaagcctggtgtgctgcagtccaaggggtcacagagtgggacactactgagtgactgaactgaactgttacatCATAGTGCCTAGCACATGTCATTCACCCATAAACATTATGTTTATAATAAGAATAGTACTTTCAGCTTTATTCAGTCCAAGTGCTTGGCACCACATAAGCAAAAGAAAGTGGAAATCCAttctatttaattattattattgagtAAAGCACTTAAAACAAAGCTTGAccaccattgttgttgttcagtcccccagtcgtgtctgactctttgcgaccccatggatttcagcacaccaggcctctctgtccctcaccatctcccagagtttgcccaagttcgtgtccattgcattggtgatgccatcgagccatctcatcctctgatgcccccttcgtcttctgctctcaatctttggaagcatcagggacttttccagtgagtcagctgttcgtataagatgaccaaaatacttaagtttcagcttcagcatcagtccttgcaaggggagtattcaggttgatttcccttaagattgactggtttgatctccttgctggccaatGGACTCTGaggcgtcttctccagcaccacagttccgtCCTGGTCCTACTGCCCGCCATGGTCCTAAATAATctttggggctgctgctgctgttgctcctaagttgcttcagtcgtgtccaactctgtgtgaccccatagacagcagcccactaggctcccccgtccagtccctgggattctccaggcaagaacagtggagtgggttgccatttccttctccaatgcatgaaagtgaaaagcgaaagggaagtcgctcagtcgtgtccgattcttagcgaccccatggactgcagcccaccaggctcctccgcccatgggattttccaggcaagagtactggagtggggtgccattgccttctccgatcttcGGGGCGATGGTCCTTAATTCTAGGCATCCCAAACCCGAGCGAATACCCACCTCCTGCGGCCTGGCAGCCCCGCCCCTGCAG includes these proteins:
- the SDR39U1 gene encoding epimerase family protein SDR39U1 isoform X2 yields the protein MRVLVGGGTGFIGTALTQLLKARGHEVTLISRKPGPDRITWDDLTTSGLPRCDAAVNLAGENILNPLRRWNAAFQKEVLSSRLETTQTLARAIAKAPQPPQAWVLVTAYYQPSLTAEYDEDSPGGDFDFFSNLVTKWEAAARLPGDSTRQVVVRSGVVLGRGGGAIGHMLLPFRLGLGGPIGSGHQFFPWIHIRDLAGILAHALETSHVQGILNGVAPASSTTNAEFARALGTALGRPAFIPLPSAVVQAVFGQERAVMLLEGQKVVPRRTLAAGYQYSFPELGAALKEVIA
- the SDR39U1 gene encoding epimerase family protein SDR39U1 isoform X4, encoding MRVLVGGGTGFIGTALTQLLKARGHEVTLISRKPGPDRITWDDLTTSGLPRCDAAVNLAGENILNPLRRWNAAFQKEVLSSRLETTQTLARAIAKAPQPPQAWVLVTGVAYYQPSLTAEYDEDSPGGDFDFFSNLVTKWEAAARLPGDSTRQVVVRSDLAGILAHALETSHVQGILNGVAPASSTTNAEFARALGTALGRPAFIPLPSAVVQAVFGQERAVMLLEGQKVVPRRTLAAGYQYSFPELGAALKEVIA
- the SDR39U1 gene encoding epimerase family protein SDR39U1 isoform X6, coding for MALTTHGEIPKCYSSAAYYQPSLTAEYDEDSPGGDFDFFSNLVTKWEAAARLPGDSTRQVVVRSGVVLGRGGGAIGHMLLPFRLGLGGPIGSGHQFFPWIHIRDLAGILAHALETSHVQGILNGVAPASSTTNAEFARALGTALGRPAFIPLPSAVVQAVFGQERAVMLLEGQKVVPRRTLAAGYQYSFPELGAALKEVIA
- the SDR39U1 gene encoding epimerase family protein SDR39U1 isoform X3 — encoded protein: MRVLVGGGTGFIGTALTQLLKARGHEVTLISRKPGPDRITWNAAFQKEVLSSRLETTQTLARAIAKAPQPPQAWVLVTGVAYYQPSLTAEYDEDSPGGDFDFFSNLVTKWEAAARLPGDSTRQVVVRSGVVLGRGGGAIGHMLLPFRLGLGGPIGSGHQFFPWIHIRDLAGILAHALETSHVQGILNGVAPASSTTNAEFARALGTALGRPAFIPLPSAVVQAVFGQERAVMLLEGQKVVPRRTLAAGYQYSFPELGAALKEVIA
- the SDR39U1 gene encoding epimerase family protein SDR39U1 isoform X1 encodes the protein MRVLVGGGTGFIGTALTQLLKARGHEVTLISRKPGPDRITWDDLTTSGLPRCDAAVNLAGENILNPLRRWNAAFQKEVLSSRLETTQTLARAIAKAPQPPQAWVLVTGVAYYQPSLTAEYDEDSPGGDFDFFSNLVTKWEAAARLPGDSTRQVVVRSGVVLGRGGGAIGHMLLPFRLGLGGPIGSGHQFFPWIHIRDLAGILAHALETSHVQGILNGVAPASSTTNAEFARALGTALGRPAFIPLPSAVVQAVFGQERAVMLLEGQKVVPRRTLAAGYQYSFPELGAALKEVIA
- the SDR39U1 gene encoding epimerase family protein SDR39U1 isoform X5 is translated as MGSRERGKEGWNAAFQKEVLSSRLETTQTLARAIAKAPQPPQAWVLVTGVAYYQPSLTAEYDEDSPGGDFDFFSNLVTKWEAAARLPGDSTRQVVVRSGVVLGRGGGAIGHMLLPFRLGLGGPIGSGHQFFPWIHIRDLAGILAHALETSHVQGILNGVAPASSTTNAEFARALGTALGRPAFIPLPSAVVQAVFGQERAVMLLEGQKVVPRRTLAAGYQYSFPELGAALKEVIA